In Hyphomicrobiales bacterium, the sequence TGAACATCCTCTACGACAGCGATACGGGCGGCAGTTTCCGGCAGGCCTATACGCAGACCATGGATGGTGGTCTCTTCTTCGAGATCGTTCAGCGCGATGGCTATGCCGGCTATGGCGCGGCCAATGCCGGCATCCGCCTGACCGCGCAATCGCGGCTGGCGCGCCCGATCACGATTCCGGCGCCGAGCCATGGCTGATGAGAGGCGAAACCCGATGCCGCTGAGAGGTCGCAAGCCGTGAGCCGCCTGATCCTTCCCTATGCGGCTCCGGACCAGGGTCAGCCGAGCTCGCTCTTTCCCAACTACCGCTCGACGGTGGCGCGCAGCCCCCGGCAGGCACCGATCCTCATCCCGCAGACGCTGACCGAAACAACCGGCCCGAGCGACTGGTCGCGTCTGATGGGGCCGGCAATGGCCGACCTCACCGCCCAGCACAAGGCCGAGCCGCAGGGCCAGCGCATCGTCGTCACCGGCCGCGTGCTCGACGAGGACGGTCGGCCCGTGCCCAACACCGTCGTCGAGATCTGGCAGGCCAATGCCGCCGGCCGCTATATCCACGCCAAGGACGACTGGCCGGCGCCGCTCGATCCGAATTTCACCGGCGTCGGCCGCGTCGTCACCGATGGCGAGGGCCGATACCGCTACGTCACGATCCGGCCCGGCGCCTACCCCTGGGGCAACCACAAGAACGCCTGGCGCCCGGCCCATATCCATCTCTCGCTGCTGGGCCCGGCCTTCGCGACGCGGCTGGTCACGCAGATGTATTTCCCCGACGATCCGCTGATCGAGATCGACCCGATCGCGAATGCCGTGCCGATGCCCTATCGCCAGCGCATGGTCTCGCGCTTCGACATCGGCACCACCGTGCCGAACTGGGCGCTGGGCTATGTCTTCGACATCGTGCTCAAGGGCCGCGACCAGACGCCGTTCGAGGACGATCATGACGACGACCACTGACTCTTCGGGCGGGGATTTGGAAACCCGCAACGCCGCGCCGCGGCAGGACAGCCAGGACCCGTCGATCTTCGGCCAGACGCCGTGGCAGACGGTCGGCCCGTATTTCCATTACGGTCTGCCCTGGAAGGGTGGCGCCGATCTCGTCGGCCGTTCCGAGATGGGCGCCCGGCCCGATTTGATGCCACCGGAGCATTTCCTGCTCTCGGGCTCGAATGTCTCGGGCACGCCCGAGGGCGAGGTCATCGCGCTCGCCGGCTGCGTCTACGATGCCGACGGCAAGCCGATCGAGGATGCGATGATCGAGATCTGGCAGGCCAATGCCAAGGGCCGCTATGCCAGCCCGGACGATGATCGCGCGGATGTGGCGCTCGACCAGCATTTCGTCGGCTTCGGCCGCGCCTCGACCGACAAGGACGGTGTCTACCGCTTCCGCACGATCCGCCCCGGCCGCGTGCCCGGCCCCGGCAACAGCCTGCAAGCGCCGCATATCGCGCTCTCGGTCTTCGGCCGCGGCCTGCTCAAGCGCCTGCCGACCCGGCTCTATTTCGCCGATGGCGAGGGCAACGAGACCGACCCGATCCTCGCGCTCGTGCCGGAAGTGCGCCGCCACACCTTGATCGCCCAGCGCAAGCCGGACGGCACCTGGTGGCTCGACATCAACCTCGCCGGCGAGAACGAGACGGTGTTTTTCGATCTGTAGGAGTATGGCCCCCACAGCCGTCATGCTCGGGCTTGACCCGAGCATCTCGGGACGAGAAGGCGCCCTTTCCTGCCAGAGTTTCTCGGGTCTGCGCTGCGCTCCGCCCGAGAATGACGCGCTTCAAAAAAAGCCCGCTCAGGCCGCCTTCTTCCTCTCCGCGATCCGCGCCAGATCGGTCAGCAGCCGGCGCGTCGCCTTCAGGCGCTGCTCCACCGTGTCGAAATCGTCGATGAAGACGACGCGCATGTCGGGGCGCACCTTGGCCAGCGTGCCCTGCTTGGCGACGAAGCCGACCAGCCCTTCCGGATTGGCGAATTCGTTGTTGCGGAAGGCGACGATGATGCCCTTCGGCCCGGCCTCGACCTTTTCGACATTGGCGCGCTTGCAGAGCGCCTTGATCGCGACGATCTCCAGGAGCTGGTTGACCTCCTCCGGCAGCGGGCCGAAGCGGTCGACCAACTCGGCGCCGAAGGACTGCAGCTCAGCATCATCGTCCATGGTCGAGAGGCGCTTGTAGAGGGTGAGCCTCAGCGTCAGGTCGGCGACATAGTGCTCGGGGATCATGACCGGCGCGCCGACCTGGATCGCCGGCGACCATTGCGTCTCGGTCTCGAATTCGATGCCGGCCTTGAGCGCCGCCACCGCCTCCTCCAGCATCTGCTGGTAGAGCTCGTAGCCGACCTCCTTGATATGGCCGGACTGCTCGTCGCCGAGCAGGTTGCCGGCGCCTCTGATGTCGAGGTCGTGGCTGGCGAGCTGGAAGCCGGCGCCGAGCGTGTCGAGCGATTGCAGCACCTTGAGGCGCTTGTCGGCCTGCTCGGTCAGCTTGCGGTTGGCCGGCACGGTGAAGAGCGCATAGGCGCGCGTCTTGGAGCGTCCGACGCGGCCGCGGAGCTGATAGAGCTGGGCGAGGCCGAACATGTCGGCGCGGTGGACGATCAGCGTGTTCGCGGTCGGAATGTCGAGGCCCGACTCGACGATCGTGGTCGAGAGCAGGATGTCGTACTGGCCCTCGTAGAAAGCCGTCATCACGTCTTCCAGCGTGCCCGCCGCCATCTGGCCATGGGCGATGCCGACCTTGCACTCCGGCACCTGCTTGTCGAGGAAGTCCTTGACGTCGGCGATGTCCTCGATGCGCGGCACGACATAGAAGCTGCGCCCGCCCCGGTAACGCTCGCGCAGCAGCGCCTCGCGCACGATCAATGGATCGAAAGGCGTGACGAAGGTGCGCACCGCAAGGCGATCGACCGGCGGCGTCGCGATGATCGAAAGCTCGCGCACGCCGGTCATGGCGAGCTGGAGCGTGCGCGGGATCGGAGTCGCCGAGAGCGTCAGCATGTGCACCTCGGCGCGCAATTCCTTCAGCTTCTCCTTGTGGGCGACGCCGAAATGCTGCTCCTCATCGACGATGACGAGGCCGAGATCCTTGAAGTCGACGCCCTTGCCGAGCAGCGCGTGCGTGCCGACGACGATATCCATCGTGCCGTCCCGCGCACCCTGCTTCACCGCCTTGAGATCGGCCGAGCCGACGAAGCGCGAGGCCTGCCCGACATTGACGGGCAAGCCGGCAAAGCGATCGGCGAAATTGCGATAGTGTTGGCGCGCGAGCAGCGTCGTCGGCACCACGACCGCGACCTGCTTGCCGTTGAGCGCGGTGGCGAAGGCGGCACGCAATGCGACCTCGGTCTTGCCGAAGCCGACATCGCCGCAGACGAGCCGGTCCATCGGCCGCCCCGCCGCGAGATCGTCGAGCACCGCGTCGATGGTGTTCTGCTGGTCCTCGGTCTCCTCATAGGGGAAGCGGGCGCAGAACTCGTCATAGACCCCATCGGGCGGGATCAGCCGCGGCGCGTCCTTGAGCGCGCGGGCCGCCGCGATCTGGATGAGCTTGCCGGCCATCTCGCGGATGCGTTGCTTGAGCTTGGCCTTGCGCGCCTGCCAGCCCCCGCCGCCGAGCCGGTCGAGCTGGACTTCTGTGTCCTCGGAGCCGTAGCGGGACAGAAGCTCGATGTTCTCGACCGGCAGGAACAGCTTGGAATCGCCGGCATAGTGGATTTCGAGGCAGTCATGCGGCGCGCCGGCCGCCGTGATCGTCTGCAGGCCGATGAAGCGGCCGATGCCGTGATCGACATGGACGACGAGATCGCCCGGCGCGAGCGAGGACAGCTCGGCTATGAAATCCTGCGGGCGCTTGGTCTTGCGGCGCGGGCGGACGAGACGATCGCCCAGGATGTCCTGCTCGCCGATGACCGCGAGGCGCCCGGCCTCGAAGCCGGTCTCGAAACCCCAGACCGCGAGCGCGATCGTGCCGGGCTTGAGATCGAAAGCGGCGCGCAGCGAGCCGGTCAATTGCGTGCTCTTCAGGCCATGATCGGCGAGCACATGCGCCAGGCGCTCGCGCGACCCCTCCGACCAGGCTGCGAGGATGACGCGCTTGCCCTCGGCCTCCAACGCCTTCACATGCGCGACGGCGGCATCGAAGACGCCGCCGGCATCGGCGGTGCGCTCGGCCGCGAAGCTGCGGCCCTGCTTGCCGCCGAGATCGAGGATCAGCTTGCCCTCGCTGTCCGGCAATTGGAACGGGGTCAGGCTTGCGACCCCGTAGACGTCGATCACGCTGCGCCAATCTGCCGGCGAGAGGTAGAGCGCATCCGGCGGCAGCGGCTTGTAGGGAATGCCGCCGCCTCCGCCCTGCTCCAGCGCGGCCTTGCGGGCGTCGTAATAGTCCTTGATCAGGCTGATGCGTTCGCCGACCGCGTCCTCGGCCTGATGGTCGAGCACGAGCGGCACGTCCGGCAGATAGGTGAAGAGCGTGTCGAGCTTTTCCGCCAGCAGCGGCAGCCAGTGCTCCAGGCCGGCCGGGCGGCGGCCCTCGCTGACGGCCTCGTAGAGCGTGTCGTCGCGACCGGGCGTGCCGAATGTGGAGATATAGGACTGGCGGAAGCGGCGGATGCTCTCGCTCGTCATCTGCGCCTCGGACATCGGCACGAGATCGAGCCCGCGCAATTGCCCGGTGGTGCGCTGCGTCTCCGGATCGAAGGTGCGGATCGATTCCAGCGTGTCGCCGAAGAAATCGAGCCGGATCGGCGCCGGCATGCCCGGCGGGAACAGGTCGACGATGCCGCCGCGCACGGCGAATTCGCCGGTCTCGCGCACGGTCGAGGTGCGCAGGTAACCGCTGATGTCGAGCCAGCGCGCCAGCTCCTCGATATCGACCATGTTGCCGGGCGCAGCCGAGAAGCTCTCCGACGCGACCTTGCCGAAGGCCGGCACGCGCTGGAGCGCTGCGTTCACGGTTGTCAGCAGCAGGCGTGGCCGCTCGCCCGACTTGGTCTTGGCGAGGCGCGACAGCGTTGTCATCCGGTGCGCGACGATGGAAGGCGCGGGCGAGACGCGGTCATAGGGCTGGCAGTCCCAGGCCGGGAAACTCATCACCTCAAGATCGGGCGCGACGAATTGCAAGGCGTTCTCAAGCACCTGCAGGCGCTGGCCGTCACGCGCGATGAAGACGAGCAGCGCCGGCCCCTCCGCCTTCTTGGCGCGGGCGCGGGTCAGGTCGGCCAGCACGACGGCGTCGAAGCCATCCGGCACGCCGGCAAGCGTCGGCTTGTCGCCACGGTTCAGCGCATCGAGCAGTCGGTCGAGCTGGGGCTTGGCGATCTGGCTGGGAGGAGGAATGCTCATCGGTACGCTTCAGTTCTGACTATCGCTTGTCATTCCGGGGCGCGCCGCAGGCGCGAACCCGGAACCCACGACTGGGTGCTACTGCGGTGTTCGGTTGCAAGCGGCTCACCCGGTCGTGGGTTCCGGGTTCTTCGCTGTGCGAAGCCCCGGAATGACGCCGAAGGGAGCGGGCCGAGCCCTCACACATGAATCGGCTTGTCGTGATGGTGGAAAGCCTTGAGCTTGCGGAAGAGTTCCGTGTCGTAGTTTTCCGGTACCGGGGCCTCGCCGGTTACCCAGCTCAGCAGGTCCCGGTCGAGCACCTCGATTAGCCGTTCGAACTCGTCAAGCTCGGCATCGCTGAAACCGGCGATCGCATCGTCGGCGAAGCGGCCCATGATCAGGTCCATCTCGCGCATGCCGCGATGCCAGGCGCGGAACAGGATCTTGCGGCGGCGCGGGTCGAGATCGGCGCTGGAGCGGGTCGAGCCGGACATGGGAACCTCGGGGATAGCGCAATGATGAAGGGGCCGGCCCAGTCGCGGAGCCTGCCTGCGGCAGCTATATAGCTATTCGACCCGGCGAAGTCAGCGGCCGAACCGCCGCGCCCTTCGCGCTCCTGACAATCGCAGAGACCTCTTGCGCCCTTCGATCCTCGATCCGCTGTTCGCTGCCGTCACGACGCTCTCAGGCGTCGGGCCCAAGCTCGGCAAGGTTCTCGACCGGTTCCTCGGCGACGAGACTCAGGCAGCGCGCGTTGTCGACCTGATGTTCCATCTGCCGACCGGCGCCGTCGACCGCCGGCCGAGCCCCTCGATCGCGGATACGCCGATCGGCGACATCGCGACCTTCACCGCCCGCGTCAGCGAGCATCGCCCCGCGCCTGCCGGCAAGAAGGCGCCCTATCGCATCATCGTCGAGGACGAGACCGGCGACGTCACGCTCGTCTTCTTCCACGCCGATTCGCGGCATCTCGCGCAGACCCTGCCGGTCGGCGCCTACCGCCTGATCTCGGGCAAGCTCGAATTGTGGGAGGGCATGCGCCAGATGGTGCATCCCGAACGCATCCTCGATCCCAAGCTCGCGGCCACCCTGCCCGCTTTCGAACCGGTCTATCCGCTGACCGAAGGCATTGGCGGGCGCGTGATGATGCGGATCGCGCAGGCTGCCGCCGAACGCTGCCCGGAGATGCCTGAATGGCAGGATCCCGCCTTTCTCACCAAGAGCGACTTTCCAACCTTCCACGCTGCGATAGAGGCACTGCACCACCCGGTCGACCGCAAGGCGGCCGAGGGCGACACCGTCGCGCGCCGCCGGATCGGCTATGACGAATTGCTGGCGAGCCAGATCGCGCTCGCACTCGTGCGCCGCCAGCAGAAGAAGATCGCAGGGCGCGCCACCACCGGCGATGGCGGAATTCGCTTCCGTATCCAGTCCGCCCTCCCCTTCGAACTGACCGAGGGCCAGCGCAAGGCCATCGCCGATATCCATTCCGACATGGCGAAGCCCGAGCGGATGCTGCGGCTCCTTCAAGGTGATGTGGGGTCCGGCAAGACGGTCGTGGCGCTGATGGCGATGGCCGCCGCCGCCGAGGCCCGACGGCAATCGGTTTTGATGGCGCCGACCGAAATCCTCGCCCGCCAGCATGCCGAGAGGCTGGCACCTTTGGCCGAGAAGGCGGGATTGAAGCTCGCCTTGCTGACAGGGCGTGAGAAGGGCGCCGGCCGCAAGCAGGTGCTCGCCGGGCTGGCCGATGGCTCGATCGACATCGCCGTCGGTACACATGCGCTGTTCCAGGAGGGCGTCGCCTTCCATGACCTCGCGCTGGCCGTGGTCGACGAGCAGCATCGCTTCGGCGTGCACCAGCGCCTGCTGCTCGGCTCCAAGGGCGAGGCCGTC encodes:
- the pcaH gene encoding Protocatechuate 3,4-dioxygenase beta chain; this translates as MSRLILPYAAPDQGQPSSLFPNYRSTVARSPRQAPILIPQTLTETTGPSDWSRLMGPAMADLTAQHKAEPQGQRIVVTGRVLDEDGRPVPNTVVEIWQANAAGRYIHAKDDWPAPLDPNFTGVGRVVTDGEGRYRYVTIRPGAYPWGNHKNAWRPAHIHLSLLGPAFATRLVTQMYFPDDPLIEIDPIANAVPMPYRQRMVSRFDIGTTVPNWALGYVFDIVLKGRDQTPFEDDHDDDH
- the pcaG gene encoding Protocatechuate 3,4-dioxygenase alpha chain produces the protein MTTTTDSSGGDLETRNAAPRQDSQDPSIFGQTPWQTVGPYFHYGLPWKGGADLVGRSEMGARPDLMPPEHFLLSGSNVSGTPEGEVIALAGCVYDADGKPIEDAMIEIWQANAKGRYASPDDDRADVALDQHFVGFGRASTDKDGVYRFRTIRPGRVPGPGNSLQAPHIALSVFGRGLLKRLPTRLYFADGEGNETDPILALVPEVRRHTLIAQRKPDGTWWLDINLAGENETVFFDL
- the mfd gene encoding Transcription-repair-coupling factor translates to MSIPPPSQIAKPQLDRLLDALNRGDKPTLAGVPDGFDAVVLADLTRARAKKAEGPALLVFIARDGQRLQVLENALQFVAPDLEVMSFPAWDCQPYDRVSPAPSIVAHRMTTLSRLAKTKSGERPRLLLTTVNAALQRVPAFGKVASESFSAAPGNMVDIEELARWLDISGYLRTSTVRETGEFAVRGGIVDLFPPGMPAPIRLDFFGDTLESIRTFDPETQRTTGQLRGLDLVPMSEAQMTSESIRRFRQSYISTFGTPGRDDTLYEAVSEGRRPAGLEHWLPLLAEKLDTLFTYLPDVPLVLDHQAEDAVGERISLIKDYYDARKAALEQGGGGGIPYKPLPPDALYLSPADWRSVIDVYGVASLTPFQLPDSEGKLILDLGGKQGRSFAAERTADAGGVFDAAVAHVKALEAEGKRVILAAWSEGSRERLAHVLADHGLKSTQLTGSLRAAFDLKPGTIALAVWGFETGFEAGRLAVIGEQDILGDRLVRPRRKTKRPQDFIAELSSLAPGDLVVHVDHGIGRFIGLQTITAAGAPHDCLEIHYAGDSKLFLPVENIELLSRYGSEDTEVQLDRLGGGGWQARKAKLKQRIREMAGKLIQIAAARALKDAPRLIPPDGVYDEFCARFPYEETEDQQNTIDAVLDDLAAGRPMDRLVCGDVGFGKTEVALRAAFATALNGKQVAVVVPTTLLARQHYRNFADRFAGLPVNVGQASRFVGSADLKAVKQGARDGTMDIVVGTHALLGKGVDFKDLGLVIVDEEQHFGVAHKEKLKELRAEVHMLTLSATPIPRTLQLAMTGVRELSIIATPPVDRLAVRTFVTPFDPLIVREALLRERYRGGRSFYVVPRIEDIADVKDFLDKQVPECKVGIAHGQMAAGTLEDVMTAFYEGQYDILLSTTIVESGLDIPTANTLIVHRADMFGLAQLYQLRGRVGRSKTRAYALFTVPANRKLTEQADKRLKVLQSLDTLGAGFQLASHDLDIRGAGNLLGDEQSGHIKEVGYELYQQMLEEAVAALKAGIEFETETQWSPAIQVGAPVMIPEHYVADLTLRLTLYKRLSTMDDDAELQSFGAELVDRFGPLPEEVNQLLEIVAIKALCKRANVEKVEAGPKGIIVAFRNNEFANPEGLVGFVAKQGTLAKVRPDMRVVFIDDFDTVEQRLKATRRLLTDLARIAERKKAA
- a CDS encoding FAD assembly factor SdhE, which encodes MSGSTRSSADLDPRRRKILFRAWHRGMREMDLIMGRFADDAIAGFSDAELDEFERLIEVLDRDLLSWVTGEAPVPENYDTELFRKLKAFHHHDKPIHV
- the recG gene encoding ATP-dependent DNA helicase RecG, producing the protein MRPSILDPLFAAVTTLSGVGPKLGKVLDRFLGDETQAARVVDLMFHLPTGAVDRRPSPSIADTPIGDIATFTARVSEHRPAPAGKKAPYRIIVEDETGDVTLVFFHADSRHLAQTLPVGAYRLISGKLELWEGMRQMVHPERILDPKLAATLPAFEPVYPLTEGIGGRVMMRIAQAAAERCPEMPEWQDPAFLTKSDFPTFHAAIEALHHPVDRKAAEGDTVARRRIGYDELLASQIALALVRRQQKKIAGRATTGDGGIRFRIQSALPFELTEGQRKAIADIHSDMAKPERMLRLLQGDVGSGKTVVALMAMAAAAEARRQSVLMAPTEILARQHAERLAPLAEKAGLKLALLTGREKGAGRKQVLAGLADGSIDIAVGTHALFQEGVAFHDLALAVVDEQHRFGVHQRLLLGSKGEAVDVLVMTATPIPRTLSLTWFGDMDISILSEKPAGRKPIVTRAISSERYDEVVGAIGRAVESGAQAYWVCPLVQESDTLDVAAAQERYEALREIFGAKVGLLHGQMPGRNKDAAMAAFVAGETRILVSTTVIEVGVDVPNASVMVIEHAERFGLAQLHQLRGRIGRGSAASTCLLLYKGPLGPIAEARLTIMRETEDGFRIAEEDLRLRGEGEVLGTKQSGSPDWRIARPEIDGDLLAAARDDARLLIERDPQLETPRGQAIRVLLYLFERDVAIRLLRAG